A stretch of the Streptomyces sp. NBC_00654 genome encodes the following:
- a CDS encoding helix-turn-helix transcriptional regulator: MTWAPGGSSLDIRKLADAVGVSKSKIGALLSGERPSVTEDVADRICEVLDVRRDALFYDPLPTPMGVGGHPKEGARSEHERAFAADEVRGPHELGEHAEPVGPYRRRP; encoded by the coding sequence ATGACATGGGCGCCGGGCGGCAGCTCACTGGATATCCGGAAGCTCGCCGACGCCGTCGGCGTCTCGAAGAGCAAGATCGGCGCGCTGCTGTCCGGTGAACGACCTTCGGTCACGGAGGACGTTGCCGACCGCATATGCGAGGTGCTCGACGTACGCCGAGACGCTCTTTTTTACGACCCACTGCCCACGCCCATGGGCGTGGGCGGTCATCCGAAGGAAGGGGCTCGAAGTGAACACGAGCGAGCGTTCGCAGCAGATGAGGTTCGCGGCCCACATGAGTTGGGCGAACACGCCGAACCGGTCGGCCCGTACCGCCGCCGCCCGTAG
- a CDS encoding tyrosine-type recombinase/integrase codes for MAASWLRALKSENKSDNTIRIYANAVNSFARFLLDQDAGYRPVADEEGTPGRPAPSELDEVHREHVQAYIAATIARTSPANAHQHFRALKTFFNWLTDEEEIDRTPMRTMKPPTVTENEVPVIPEADLVKLFRACKGKTYADRRDTAILLLFLDTGVRLSELTDRKVVDLDLDLMVLRVLGKKDKWRSVPFGRTAATALDRYLRAAAKHKGKALEEDMWLWWGDRGQKMHRFTIWGVGTMLKRRCAEAEIDPIHPHQFRHTFAHLWKVNGGNEDDLMRITGWSSRQMLSRYASSAGAERARSAHARLSPADRLG; via the coding sequence ATGGCTGCCTCTTGGCTGCGCGCCCTCAAGTCAGAGAACAAGAGTGACAACACCATTCGTATCTACGCGAACGCCGTGAACTCGTTCGCGCGGTTCCTGCTCGACCAGGACGCCGGGTATCGGCCGGTCGCCGACGAGGAAGGAACACCCGGACGGCCCGCGCCGTCCGAACTCGACGAGGTGCACCGCGAGCATGTGCAGGCGTACATCGCCGCCACGATCGCGCGTACGTCGCCGGCGAACGCACACCAGCACTTCCGGGCGCTGAAAACCTTCTTCAACTGGCTCACGGACGAGGAAGAGATCGACCGCACCCCCATGCGGACGATGAAACCGCCGACGGTCACCGAGAACGAGGTGCCCGTCATCCCCGAGGCCGACCTCGTGAAGCTGTTCCGGGCGTGCAAGGGCAAGACGTACGCCGACCGTCGAGACACGGCGATCCTGCTGCTGTTCCTCGACACGGGCGTGCGGCTGTCGGAACTCACCGACCGCAAGGTCGTCGACCTCGACCTCGACCTCATGGTGCTGCGCGTCCTCGGGAAGAAGGACAAATGGCGTTCAGTGCCGTTCGGCCGGACCGCGGCGACCGCCCTCGACCGGTACCTGCGGGCGGCGGCGAAGCACAAGGGCAAGGCGCTCGAAGAGGACATGTGGCTGTGGTGGGGCGACCGCGGGCAGAAGATGCACCGCTTCACCATCTGGGGCGTGGGGACCATGCTCAAGCGGCGGTGCGCCGAGGCGGAGATCGACCCGATCCACCCCCACCAATTCCGGCACACGTTCGCACACTTGTGGAAGGTGAACGGCGGGAACGAGGACGACCTCATGCGCATCACAGGGTGGAGTTCCCGGCAGATGCTGTCCCGATACGCGTCGTCGGCCGGCGCCGAGCGCGCCCGCTCCGCTCACGCTCGTCTCAGCCCGGCCGACCGCCTCGGCTGA